The Candidatus Endomicrobium procryptotermitis genome includes a region encoding these proteins:
- a CDS encoding helix-turn-helix domain-containing protein → MKQKKVVGKTIKAAAFDAGLTQTELAKRLGVKQQLISKWITGYLNPKLSTLEKIAKATSKPLSYFLDNEGSEYYANAGDNFTVGRNIKIGVDAKEMELLKKEIELLREENAFLREQNTVLKEQLKTK, encoded by the coding sequence ATGAAACAAAAAAAAGTTGTAGGTAAAACAATTAAAGCTGCGGCGTTTGACGCAGGATTAACGCAAACAGAGTTAGCTAAAAGGTTAGGGGTGAAGCAACAACTTATAAGCAAATGGATTACAGGTTATTTAAACCCTAAACTTTCAACCTTAGAAAAAATTGCAAAAGCAACAAGTAAACCGCTTTCATACTTTTTAGACAACGAAGGCAGCGAGTACTACGCAAACGCAGGCGATAACTTCACAGTAGGAAGAAATATAAAAATAGGAGTTGACGCCAAAGAAATGGAGCTGCTAAAAAAAGAAATAGAGCTATTAAGAGAAGAAAACGCATTTTTAAGGGAACAAAATACCGTTTTAAAAGAGCAGTTAAAAACAAAATAA